Proteins from a single region of Oncorhynchus nerka isolate Pitt River linkage group LG18, Oner_Uvic_2.0, whole genome shotgun sequence:
- the zbtb42 gene encoding zinc finger and BTB domain-containing protein 18.2, whose product MEFPDHSRQLLQCLSQQRHQGFLCDCTVLVGDARFKAHRAVLASCSMYFHLFYRDQPDKRDVVHLNSDIVTAPAFSLLLEFMYEGKLEFNTLPVEDVLAAASYLHMYDIVKVCKSKLKDKELCYLDEKVSEVIALSCLEKESSSDSELQSKQPGPGRRQTQQLPQRAPPAEEFDMDNSKVRLAVTDCDRSAQSRQKANGHPGRSPDLVGVNYVSAEAEPCVQTAGKTKADVSSCTVLLSQRSRASVDMDCALDLSFKPLSSRDPIHPTYISGQLALDSQQQGTEPLVKDEHDLLSEQEDSEAMSPESQRFGNSARSSVVTGFAALFPGNNGSTSALLSQEEDLMEEGVGSGGRGGTRGREGDERRGRLLGDSEEEDDLASSDISTSSGVLLPPGQQVCVCPLCSKVFPSPHVLQLHLSSHFREKDGARSKLSPDGSVPTCSQCGKTFSCMYTLKRHERTHSGEKPYTCGQCGKSFQYSHNLSRHAVVHTREKPHACKWCERRFTQSGDLYRHIRKFHCGLVKTLAIG is encoded by the coding sequence ATGGAGTTCCCAGACCATAGCCGCCAGTTGCTGCAGTGCCTGAGTCAGCAGCGTCACCAAGGTTTCCTCTGTGACTGCACTGTTCTCGTAGGGGATGCGCGATTCAAAGCACACAGAGCCGTGCTGGCCTCATGCAGCATGTACTTCCATCTCTTCTACAGGGACCAGCCAGACAAAAGGGACGTTGTGCATCTGAACAGTGACATTGTGACAGCCCCGGCTTTCAGTCTGCTCCTTGAGTTTATGTATGAGGGGAAGCTGGAATTCAACACTCTGCCAGTGGAGGATGTCCTGGCTGCGGCCAGTTACCTTCACATGTATGATATAGTGAAAGTGTGCAAAAGCAAGCTGAAAGATAAGGAACTGTGCTACCTGGATGAGAAGGTTAGCGAGGTGATAGCACTGAGCTGTCTGGAAAAGGAGAGCTCCTCAGACAGCGAGCTGCAGAGCAAGCAGCCAGGGCCAGGCCGGCGACAGACACAGCAGCTGCCCCAGAGAGCCCCCCCGGCAGAGGAGTTTGACATGGACAACAGCAAAGTCAGGCTGGCTGTCACAGATTGTGATAGGTCTGCACAGAGCAGGCAGAAGGCAAACGGTCACCCTGGCAGGTCCCCGGACCTTGTAGGTGTCAATTATGTGTCAGCAGAGGCCGAGCCCTGCGTCCAAACAGCTGGAAAAACAAAAGCTGATGTCAGTAGTTGCACAGTATTGCTGTCCCAGAGGTCCCGGGCTTCAGTTGACATGGACTGTGCTCTGGATTTGTCTTTCAAGCCACTGTCTAGCAGAGATCCCATACACCCCACCTACATCTCGGGACAGCTGGCCCTCGACAGCCAGCAGCAGGGCACTGAGCCACTTGTTAAAGATGAACACGACTTGCTGTCAGAGCAGGAGGACAGTGAGGCGATGAGCCCGGAGAGCCAGCGCTTTGGGAATAGTGCCAGGAGCTCAGTGGTGACAGGGTTCGCTGCCCTCTTCCCAGGCAACAACGGCTCCACATCGGCCCTGCTCTCCCAGGAGGAAGACCtgatggaggagggggtgggcAGTGGAGGAAGGGGGGGCACGAGGGGCAGAGAGGGcgatgagaggagggggaggctgttgggggacagtgaggaggaggacgACCTGGCCTCTTCAGACATCTCCACCTCCAGTGGGGTCCTGCTGCCCCCGGggcaacaggtgtgtgtgtgtccactctgCAGCAAGGTGTTCCCCAGTCCCCATGTGCTCCAACTGCACCTCAGCTCGCACTTCCGCGAGAAGGACGGGGCACGCTCCAAGCTCTCCCCTGACGGCTCTGTTCCCACCTGCTCACAGTGTGGCAAGACCTTCTCCTGCATGTACACCTTGAAGCGGCACGAGCGCACACACTCTGGCGAGAAACCATACACCTGTGGCCAGTGCGGCAAGAGCTTCCAGTACTCTCATAACTTGAGCCGGCATGCCGTGGTTCACACACGTGAGAAGCCTCACGCCTGCAAGTGGTGTGAGCGGCGCTTCACCCAGTCTGGGGACCTGTACCGCCACATCCGCAAGTTCCACTGTGGCCTTGTCAAGACCCTCGCCATTGGATAA